Proteins encoded together in one Telopea speciosissima isolate NSW1024214 ecotype Mountain lineage chromosome 6, Tspe_v1, whole genome shotgun sequence window:
- the LOC122665962 gene encoding zinc finger CCCH domain-containing protein 54, with protein MLKGVNPRFLNLSNSESIENESVNHSDEFRMYVFKIKKCPKTKSHDWTSCPFAHRGEKARRRDPTKFNYAAIACPKFRTGECSKGESCEFAHGIFEFWLHPTKYRTRACNAGEYCQRKVCFFAHTPEQLRPVRKQKCCYVCKAHMGERKEEISSDSVGGGRTGLSSPPANMVTRDGILKEEWEISENLRRFSIEDEEEEEVEEEDVAGDGSFGYRDVPDLPDIDWITELVN; from the coding sequence ATGTTGAAAGGAGTGAATCCAAGATTTCTGAATTTGTCCAACTCGGAATCAATTGAGAACGAGTCCGTGAATCACTCGGACGAGTTTCGAATGTATGTGTTCAAGATCAAGAAATGCCCAAAGACGAAAAGCCATGATTGGACTTCTTGCCCATTTGCACACCGTGGGGAGAAGGCACGGCGTCGTGATCCAACTAAATTCAATTACGCCGCCATTGCATGTCCCAAGTTTCGAACAGGGGAATGCTCGAAAGGCGAGTCATGTGAGTTCGCTCACGGGATTTTCGAGTTCTGGCTTCACCCAACTAAGTACCGTACACGTGCATGCAATGCCGGAGAGTATTGCCAGAGAAAGGTATGTTTCTTTGCACATACGCCGGAACAGCTTCGGCCGGTGAGGAAACAGAAGTGTTGTTATGTTTGTAAGGCACACATGGGTGAAAGAAAGGAGGAGATAAGTAGTGATTCTGTTGGTGGTGGGAGAACTGGGTTGAGTTCACCACCTGCAAATATGGTGACAAGAGATGGAATTTTGAAGGAAGAGTGGGAAATTTCAGAGAATTTGAGGAGATTCAGTATagaagatgaggaggaggaggaggtggaagaGGAAGACGTTGCAGGGGATGGGAGTTTCGGTTATAGGGATGTACCGGATTTACCTGATATTGATTGGATTACAGAGTTGGTGAACTGA
- the LOC122665963 gene encoding increased DNA methylation 1-like — MPRRARRNYSENSSSSLEKDPTFVVPRNSSHRFASASSITNLLGVRRSSRRTRYRIGQVPMDGEIENGRNSPPREESNIIRNGKWTILSWLIKSGTIEEGTRVQYRDGEVTLRGKVSMEGILCSCCNNTITVKEFEFHAGSSRDQAYMNTYTGRTRKSLLDCQIEAWNKQDIPACRGYLNVDIQKDDVDKNDDICNICGGDGQLICCDICPLTYHEECVGIKTLPQAAFHCPICRCSICGMSGDKFSSFTCFQCEELCHSHCVRGTAVFVDNVFFCGKSCSEVYLQLQKLLGVPHQIEDGFSWTLNKCMHPKGASPHEVAKTMDCNSKIALAYAVYDECFQPIIDSRTGLDRIQMVVFNCGSNLSRLNCQGFYTFTLERKDEVTAAASIRIHGTKLAEMPFIGTREKYRREGMCPRLVEAIVSVLLSLNVKKLVLPSAPERLEYWMTYFQFKQISEIQRREMSSMNLMTFRDATLLQKILLVDDSSNSEGTKEGSEVLNDNNEPRCINLEDGFRDNEDKLPKPLLFDLNLEPPNEPEEVLPVQNDRKKKPSLGIFLTLEEDGTLLFKRYFVDGPSEPVDV; from the exons ATGCCTCGCAGGGCAAGACGGAATTACTCTGAGAATTCAAGCAGCAGTTTGGAAAAAGACCCTACTTTTGTGGTTCCGAGAAACTCCAGCCACAGATTTGCCTCTGCCTCTAGTATTACTAACTTACTTGGTGTGAGGAGATCCTCTAGGAGGACGAGATATAGAATTGGTCAAGTTCCCATGGATGGAGAgattgaaaatgggagaaaCAGCCCACCAAGAGAAGAATCAAACATTATCAGGAATGGCAAATGGACTATCCTGTCATGGTTGATTAAATCTGGAACAATCGAAGAAGGTACCAGAGTACAGTACAGGGATGGGGAGGTTACACTCAGAGGGAAGGTTTCTATGGAGGGAATTCTGTGCAGTTGTTGCAATAACACCATTACAGTTAAAGAATTTGAGTTCCATGCAGGAAGTAGCAGGGACCAAGCTTACATGAATACATACACTGGTAGGACTAGAAAATCCTTGTTGGATTGCCAGATAGAAGCATGGAACAAGCAAGATATTCCTGCATGCAGAGGATATCTAAATGTAGACATCCAAAAAGATGATGTTGATAAGAATGATGACATTTGCAATATCTGTGGAGGTGATGGGCAGCTAATCTGCTGCGATATTTGTCCATTGACGTATCATGAAGAATGTGTTGGTATAAAG ACACTTCCCCAAGCTGCTTTTCACTGCCCAATCTGTCGCTGCTCAATTTGTGGGATGTCTGGTGATAAATTCAGCTCATTCACATGTTTTCAGTGCGAAGAATTAT GTCATTCGcactgtgttagaggaacagcTGTATTTGTTGACAATGTCTTCTTCTGTGGGAAAAGTTGTAGCGAG GTGTACCTGCAATTGCAGAAGCTCCTCGGTGTTCCACATCAAATAGAGGATGGATTCTCATGGACTCTAAACAAGTGTATGCATCCAAAAGGAGCATCTCCCCATGAAGTGGCGAAGACGATGGATTGTAACTCAAAGATTGCTTTGGCATATGCAGTCTATGATGAATGCTTCCAGCCTATCATTGACAGCAGGACCGGCTTGGATAGGATCCAAATGGTTGTTTTCAACTGTGG GTCAAACTTAAGCCGTCTTAATTGTCAAGGGTTCTACACTTTCACCTTGGAGAGAAAAGATGAAGTAACTGCTGCAGCATCCATCAG gaTTCATGGGACCAAGCTAGCAGAGATGCCATTTATTGGAACCAGAGAGAAGTATAGACGTGAAGGAATGTGTCCTCGATTGGTAGAGGCAATTGTATCT GTTCTTCTGTCCCTTAATGTTAAGAAATTGGTCTTACCTAGTGCTCCTGAAAGACTTGAGTATTGGATGACATATTTTCAATTCAAGCAAATTAGTGAGATACAAAGAAGAGAAATGTCATCCATGAATTTAATGACATTCAGAGATGCAACATTACTGCAAAAGATCTTGTTGGTGGATGATAGTTCAAATAGTGAAGGAACAAAAGAAGGCAGTGAAG TTTTGAATGACAATAATGAACCAAGATGCATTAATCTTGAGGATGGTTTCAGAGACAATGAAGATAAACTCCCTAAGCCCTTGCTGTTTGATCTGAATCTTGAACCTCCAAATGAGCCCGAGGAAGTTCTTCCTGTGCAAAATGACAGAAAGAAGAAACCATCCCTTGGAATATTTCTTACACTGGAAGAAGATGGTACTCTACTGTTCAAACGATATTTTGTTGACGGTCCCTCTGAACCTGTTGATG TTTAG